In the genome of Burkholderia pyrrocinia, one region contains:
- a CDS encoding PH domain-containing protein — protein sequence MSAPLSRDRGRLASSRIGPSGGALPPMQDLPVWYDASPCWMVNLPQFLTAAATAGLIGFVSVLLSAYTPFWPFGFALMLIPVAIAANAAVDAAAMHVVIDPARVTVKTGIAVRRTASVELYRLVNVDAVTGWWQRPLGFGTLILETSDAYRPVWVLPGVRNVEFMREVLTRQALELRSARGVREVNMGRL from the coding sequence ATGAGCGCGCCGCTTTCCCGCGATCGCGGCCGGCTCGCGTCGAGCCGGATCGGCCCGTCGGGCGGTGCGCTGCCGCCGATGCAGGATCTACCCGTCTGGTACGACGCGTCGCCGTGCTGGATGGTCAACCTGCCGCAGTTCCTGACCGCCGCCGCGACGGCCGGCCTAATCGGTTTCGTGTCGGTGTTGCTGTCGGCATATACGCCATTCTGGCCGTTCGGCTTCGCGCTGATGCTTATCCCCGTCGCGATCGCCGCGAATGCGGCCGTCGACGCAGCGGCGATGCATGTCGTGATCGATCCTGCGCGTGTGACGGTGAAGACTGGCATTGCGGTGCGCCGTACGGCGAGCGTCGAGCTCTATCGCCTCGTGAACGTCGACGCCGTCACTGGCTGGTGGCAGCGCCCGCTCGGGTTTGGCACGTTGATCCTGGAGACGAGCGACGCCTACCGCCCGGTATGGGTGCTGCCGGGCGTGCGGAACGTCGAGTTCATGCGTGAAGTGCTGACGCGCCAGGCGCTCGAGCTGCGTAGCGCGCGTGGCGTGCGTGAAGTGAACATGGGGCGCCTGTGA